The following proteins are encoded in a genomic region of Sphaeramia orbicularis chromosome 2, fSphaOr1.1, whole genome shotgun sequence:
- the chst10 gene encoding carbohydrate sulfotransferase 10, producing MRHHWLLLGACGWVLLILMFVSKFISFRAVDDYGERAGAQTWTMPGTKLVKPSPVSNPEEPHPKPSHPPTEVPTVSDWQLVVDKRIELLSAVCKNSSLRNLTHVSISKFVLDRIFVCDKHKILFCQTPKVGNTQWKKVLIVLNGAFSTVEEIPENLVHDHEKNGLPRLSSFTPQEITHRLRSYFKFFIVRDPFERLISAFKDKFVKNPRFEPWYKHDIAPAIIRKYRKSHRNIDHAVSGLHFEDFVRYLGDVEGRRRMDRQFGEHIIHWVTYAELCAPCEIHYSVVGHHETLERDAPHILKAAGIEQLVSYPAIPPGITRYNRTKVEHYFSGISKRDIRRLYARYKGDFSLFGYPSPDFLVN from the exons ATGCGGCACCACTGGCTGCTCCTCGGGGCTTGCGGCTGGGTGCTGCTCATCCTCATGTTTGTCAGCAAGTTCATCAGCTTCAGAGCTGTGGATG ACTATGGAGAGAGGGCTGGTGCTCAGACTTGGACCATGCCTGGCACCAAACTGGTTAAGCCCAGTCCTGTGTCCAACCCAGAAGAGCCCCATCCAAAGCCGTCTCATCCG CCCACAGAGGTGCCCACAGTGTCAGATTGGCAGTTAGTTGTTGATAAACGAATTGAGCTGCTCTCAGCTGTTTGTAAAAACAGCTCTCTCAGGAATTTGACTCACGTCTCCATCAGCAAATTCGTCCTGGACCGTATTTTTGTGTGTGACAAACACAAGATCTTATTCTGCCAGACACCTAAAGTAGGCAACACACAATGGAAAAAGGTTCTCATTGTGCTCAATG GAGCGTTCTCTACTGTGGAGGAGATTCCTGAAAACCTTGTTCATGACCATGAGAAAAACGGTCTGCCACGGCTGTCATCGTTCACTCCACAGGAGATTACTCACAG ATTGAGGAGTTACTTCAAGTTTTTCATTGTGAGGGATCCATTTGAACGCCTCATTTCTGCTTTCAAAGACAAGTTTGTTAAGAACCCTCGCTTTGAGCCATGGTACAAACATGACATCGCTCCAGCCATCATCCGGAAATATCGCAAGAGCCATCGTAACATTGATCACGCTGTCTCTGGCCTGCACTTTGAGGACTTTGTTCGTTACTTGGGGGATGTGGAAGGCCGCCGGCGAATGGACCGGCAATTTGGCGAGCACATCATCCACTGGGTGACTTATGCAGAGTTGTGCGCACCATGTGAAATCCACTACAGCGTGGTAGGCCACCACGAGACACTGGAGCGAGATGCTCCTCACATCCTCAAAGCCGCTGGTATCGAGCAGCTGGTGTCATACCCTGCCATTCCTCCAGGCATCACCCGGTACAACAGGACCAAGGTGGAACACTACTTCTCAGGCATCAGCAAACGGGACATTAGGCGCCTGTACGCACGTTACAAGGGTGACTTCAGCCTGTTCGGTTATCCAAGCCCCGACTTCCTCGTGAACTAA